One Methylobacterium sp. AMS5 genomic region harbors:
- a CDS encoding tetratricopeptide repeat protein, giving the protein MTGICSAAPSQPGMVRTRRVLALALVGLGLAGCQSRSPETTGSIGGLSLLGANRAERSPRAEIDALAARYNADPNDVRAAMRYAAALRATDQKSQAVAVLQQVALRNPKDKVVLAAYGKSLADAGRYQEANEVLQNAHSPAQPDWRVLSAQGMVADETGDHARAQNLYDTALKIAPNEPRILSNLGLSYALSRRLDEAETTLRLAVAQPKADARVRQNLALVLGLKGRYDEAEQVLAQDLGPAEAAANMREMRAMAARRAAPKTAQAGNAAPGRQLARTAIQ; this is encoded by the coding sequence ATGACCGGCATTTGCAGCGCGGCTCCGAGCCAGCCTGGAATGGTCCGGACACGCCGTGTGCTCGCCCTGGCCCTCGTCGGCCTCGGGCTGGCCGGGTGCCAGAGCCGCTCGCCCGAGACGACCGGCTCGATCGGCGGCCTCAGCCTGCTGGGCGCGAACCGTGCCGAACGCTCGCCCCGCGCCGAAATCGATGCCCTGGCCGCGCGCTACAACGCGGACCCGAACGACGTGCGCGCCGCCATGCGCTACGCCGCGGCCCTGCGGGCGACCGACCAGAAATCACAAGCCGTCGCGGTGCTGCAGCAGGTCGCCCTGCGCAACCCGAAGGACAAGGTCGTGCTCGCCGCCTACGGCAAGAGCCTCGCCGATGCCGGCCGCTACCAGGAGGCCAACGAAGTCCTTCAGAACGCCCACAGCCCGGCTCAGCCCGATTGGCGCGTGCTCTCGGCGCAGGGGATGGTGGCCGACGAGACCGGCGATCACGCCCGGGCTCAGAACCTCTACGACACCGCCCTCAAGATCGCGCCGAACGAGCCGCGGATCCTGTCGAATCTCGGCCTGTCCTACGCACTCTCCCGCCGCCTCGACGAGGCCGAGACGACCCTGCGCCTCGCCGTGGCCCAGCCGAAGGCCGATGCCCGCGTGCGCCAGAACCTCGCCCTGGTGCTCGGCCTCAAAGGCCGCTACGACGAGGCGGAGCAAGTGCTGGCCCAGGATCTCGGCCCGGCGGAAGCGGCGGCCAACATGCGTGAGATGCGCGCCATGGCAGCCCGCCGCGCGGCACCGAAGACGGCCCAGGCCGGCAATGCGGCTCCGGGCCGGCAGCTCGCACGGACGGCGATCCAGTAA
- a CDS encoding leucyl aminopeptidase family protein yields MTSPLSQHGPSLLDAGADAVPILCVTEAGWGAVAAGLPPLQRSFADATGFAPKAGRVALLPGENGGLGRVLFGLGDAKAGGRDRFLAGKLPGALPPGDYRFEPCDDLDQREAALAWRLGSYRFERYRKPGEPRPRLVAPDGIDAAAIERLAAAVAAGRDLVNTPANDLGPAEVEAAVRALGERFGAAVCVTVGADLEKEFPLVHAVGVASPRAPRLIDLTWGAEDAPRVTLVGKGVVFDTGGLDIKPSSNMLLMKKDMGGAAVALAAAEMIMGAGLPVRLRLIVPSVENAIAGDAFRPGDVIRSRAGLTVEIGNTDAEGRLILADALALADGEEPDLILDFATLTGAARVALGPDLPAFFTEDEGLANAVAEAGLRVNDPVWRLPLHPPYASLLDSKVADLNNAPGGGFAGAITAALFLRRFVRRTKAHVHFDLYSWNPSTKPGRPEGGEVQTARLAYALVAERYGRDV; encoded by the coding sequence ATGACCTCACCTCTGTCGCAGCACGGCCCATCCCTTCTCGATGCAGGCGCGGATGCAGTCCCGATTCTCTGCGTGACGGAGGCCGGATGGGGCGCCGTCGCGGCGGGATTGCCGCCGCTCCAGCGCAGCTTCGCCGACGCCACCGGCTTTGCCCCCAAGGCCGGCCGCGTCGCCCTTCTGCCCGGAGAGAACGGCGGACTCGGCCGCGTGCTTTTCGGCCTGGGCGACGCGAAAGCAGGCGGTCGCGACCGCTTTCTCGCCGGCAAGCTACCGGGCGCCCTGCCCCCCGGCGATTACCGCTTCGAGCCGTGCGACGATCTCGATCAAAGGGAGGCGGCGCTGGCGTGGCGGCTCGGCAGCTACCGGTTCGAGCGCTACCGCAAGCCGGGCGAGCCGCGCCCGCGCCTCGTTGCCCCGGACGGAATCGACGCGGCGGCGATCGAGCGGCTCGCGGCTGCGGTCGCGGCCGGGCGCGACCTCGTCAACACCCCGGCGAACGATCTCGGACCGGCCGAAGTCGAGGCCGCCGTGCGGGCTCTGGGCGAGCGGTTCGGCGCGGCGGTCTGCGTGACCGTCGGCGCGGATCTCGAGAAAGAATTTCCTCTCGTCCACGCCGTCGGCGTCGCCTCGCCGCGGGCGCCCCGCCTCATCGATCTGACCTGGGGGGCCGAGGACGCGCCGCGGGTGACGCTGGTGGGCAAGGGCGTCGTGTTCGACACCGGCGGGCTCGACATCAAGCCGTCCTCCAACATGTTGCTGATGAAGAAGGATATGGGCGGCGCCGCCGTGGCCCTGGCGGCGGCCGAGATGATCATGGGCGCCGGCCTGCCCGTGCGGCTGCGGCTGATCGTGCCGAGCGTCGAGAACGCCATTGCCGGCGATGCCTTCCGGCCCGGCGACGTGATCCGCTCCCGTGCCGGCCTTACCGTCGAGATCGGCAACACCGACGCGGAGGGACGCCTGATCCTCGCCGACGCGCTGGCGCTGGCCGATGGCGAGGAGCCGGACCTCATCCTGGATTTCGCGACGCTGACCGGCGCCGCCCGCGTGGCGCTGGGCCCCGATCTTCCGGCCTTCTTCACCGAGGACGAGGGGCTGGCGAATGCGGTCGCGGAAGCGGGCCTGCGCGTCAACGATCCGGTGTGGCGCCTGCCGCTGCACCCACCCTATGCGAGCCTGCTCGATTCGAAGGTCGCCGACCTCAACAACGCGCCGGGCGGCGGGTTTGCCGGGGCGATCACCGCCGCCCTGTTCCTGCGCCGCTTCGTGCGCCGGACCAAGGCGCACGTGCATTTCGACCTCTACAGCTGGAACCCCTCGACCAAGCCCGGTCGGCCGGAGGGCGGGGAGGTCCAGACCGCCCGCCTCGCCTACGCCCTGGTGGCCGAGCGGTACGGCCGCGACGTCTGA
- the rpmB gene encoding 50S ribosomal protein L28 gives MSRRCELTGKAVQVGHLVSHSNRKTKCRFLPNLCNVTLQSDTLNRRVRLRVTAHALRSVEHRGGLDAFLVKAREIELSQTARLLKRDIEKKIAETATPAAA, from the coding sequence ATGTCGCGTCGCTGCGAACTCACGGGCAAGGCCGTTCAGGTTGGTCACCTCGTGAGCCACTCGAACCGGAAGACCAAGTGCCGGTTCCTGCCGAACCTCTGCAATGTCACGCTGCAGTCGGACACCCTCAACCGCCGCGTCCGCTTGCGGGTGACCGCCCACGCGCTCCGCTCGGTCGAGCATCGTGGCGGCCTCGACGCCTTCCTCGTGAAGGCCCGCGAGATCGAGCTGTCGCAGACGGCCCGCCTGCTGAAGCGCGACATCGAGAAGAAGATCGCCGAGACCGCGACGCCCGCCGCCGCGTAA
- a CDS encoding M23 family metallopeptidase, translated as MPSTAQARRSAGLSPLSQRRLVLALGLGLAVSTLWAAAASYYLVFHDEMLARFVSRQSAMQFTYEERIGTLQRALDRAAAERNAERGSVESRLSALTERQALIEKRHGLLSGLGGAAAPIDLPPPAPIPVAEPAARVQKPFPTPELRMGGEDRAEAAGRVSSARLSRLEDALHRVAEAQSRAAAGIALQAGRSAERFRDLIARTGLSPARFDPPPGGVGGPLVPLGPDAFEQALAEARRQIEEETHLRRVTAALPFRQPLPGEIALTSSFGARLDPFTRGYALHTGVDMRAETGAPVRATAAGRITAAEYAGGYGNMVEVDHGRGLVTRYAHLSGTAVSVGQRVEAGSVVGFAGSTGRSTGSHLHYETRIDGEPVDPQRFLKAGAQFVFAD; from the coding sequence ATGCCATCGACTGCTCAGGCCCGCCGCAGCGCCGGCCTTTCCCCTCTCTCCCAGCGCCGTCTCGTCCTGGCGCTCGGCCTCGGGCTCGCCGTCTCGACGCTCTGGGCGGCTGCCGCGAGCTATTACCTCGTCTTCCACGACGAGATGCTGGCCCGCTTCGTCTCGCGCCAGAGCGCGATGCAGTTCACCTACGAGGAGCGGATCGGCACCCTTCAACGCGCCCTCGACCGCGCGGCGGCCGAGCGCAACGCGGAGCGCGGCAGCGTCGAGAGCCGGCTTTCCGCCCTGACCGAGCGGCAGGCCCTGATCGAGAAGCGCCATGGGCTGCTCTCCGGTCTGGGTGGAGCCGCAGCACCCATCGATTTGCCGCCGCCCGCGCCGATCCCGGTCGCGGAGCCCGCGGCGCGTGTCCAGAAGCCGTTCCCGACACCGGAACTGCGCATGGGCGGCGAGGACCGGGCCGAGGCCGCCGGCCGCGTCTCGTCCGCGCGCCTGTCGCGCCTGGAGGATGCGCTCCATCGTGTCGCCGAGGCGCAGTCGCGCGCTGCGGCCGGCATCGCCCTTCAGGCCGGGCGCAGCGCCGAACGCTTCCGCGACCTGATCGCCCGCACGGGTCTGTCACCGGCCCGGTTCGATCCGCCTCCGGGCGGCGTCGGCGGCCCTCTCGTTCCCCTTGGGCCCGATGCCTTCGAGCAGGCGCTAGCCGAGGCCCGGCGCCAGATCGAGGAGGAGACGCATCTGCGCCGGGTGACCGCCGCCCTCCCCTTCCGCCAGCCGCTTCCGGGTGAGATCGCCCTCACCAGCAGCTTCGGGGCCCGGCTCGACCCTTTCACCCGCGGCTACGCGCTCCATACGGGGGTGGACATGCGCGCCGAGACCGGCGCCCCCGTCCGGGCCACCGCCGCCGGGCGGATCACGGCGGCCGAATATGCCGGCGGCTACGGCAACATGGTCGAGGTCGATCACGGCCGCGGCCTCGTCACGCGCTACGCGCACCTGTCCGGCACCGCGGTCTCGGTCGGCCAGCGGGTCGAGGCGGGGAGTGTCGTGGGATTCGCGGGCTCGACCGGCCGCTCCACCGGCAGCCACTTGCATTACGAGACCCGCATCGACGGCGAGCCGGTCGATCCGCAGCGGTTCCTGAAGGCCGGGGCGCAATTCGTCTTCGCGGATTGA
- a CDS encoding lysine--tRNA ligase encodes MSAPLRLDPDILEAAASAAAWPFEEARKLVARLEKKPKSEVLFETGYGPSGLPHIGTFGEVARTSMVRHAFRVLTKDAVPTRLIAFSDDMDGLRKVPDNVPNRERLAEALNLPLTQVPDPFGTHDSFGAHNNAELRRFLDAFGFDYEFRSATACYKAGLFDDTLRLVLERYEAVMAIMLPSLRAERSASYSPFLPIHPVTGHVMQVAIEEVRPSTGTIVWRDPATNEAYETPVTGGHVKLQWKPDWAMRWVALGVDYEMAGKDLIDSVKLSGQIARALGAEPPEGFNYELFLDEKGQKISKSKGNGLTIDEWLTYATPESLALFMYNKPREAKRLFFDVIPRHVDEYDNFLGRFAGQEAKHRLGNPVWHLHAGAPPAVETIDEAGTTLSFGMLLNLVAVANAENEAVLWGFIRRYAPNVGPETHPRLAGLVTRALAYYRDFVRPQKQYRAPTEDEAAALRDLADTLKEHEGSTDPEALQAIVYEVGRRHFPDLSGKAKSPDGRPGVSKTWFASIYNVLFGEAQGPRFGSFIALYGVAGTRALIEKALSGALVAEHAAFLDSRKAAAA; translated from the coding sequence ATGTCCGCGCCCCTCCGCCTCGACCCCGACATTCTGGAGGCTGCCGCCTCTGCCGCCGCCTGGCCGTTCGAGGAGGCGCGCAAGCTCGTGGCGCGGCTGGAGAAGAAGCCCAAGAGCGAGGTTCTGTTCGAGACCGGCTATGGCCCCTCGGGCCTGCCGCATATCGGCACCTTCGGCGAGGTCGCCCGCACCTCCATGGTACGCCACGCCTTCCGGGTGCTGACCAAGGACGCGGTGCCGACCCGGCTGATCGCCTTCTCCGACGACATGGACGGCCTGCGCAAGGTTCCGGACAACGTGCCGAACCGCGAGCGGCTGGCCGAGGCCCTGAATCTCCCGCTGACCCAGGTCCCCGATCCGTTCGGCACGCATGACAGCTTCGGCGCCCACAACAACGCGGAACTCCGCCGCTTCCTCGACGCCTTCGGCTTCGACTACGAGTTCCGCTCGGCCACCGCGTGCTACAAGGCTGGCCTCTTCGACGACACGCTCCGCCTCGTCCTGGAGCGCTACGAGGCGGTGATGGCGATCATGCTGCCGTCGCTGCGGGCCGAGCGCTCGGCGAGCTACTCGCCGTTCCTGCCGATCCACCCCGTCACCGGCCACGTGATGCAGGTGGCCATCGAAGAGGTACGCCCAAGCACCGGCACCATCGTCTGGCGCGATCCGGCAACGAACGAGGCCTACGAGACGCCGGTGACCGGCGGTCACGTCAAGCTGCAATGGAAGCCCGACTGGGCGATGCGCTGGGTGGCGCTGGGCGTCGATTACGAGATGGCCGGCAAGGACCTGATCGATTCGGTCAAGCTCTCGGGCCAGATCGCGCGCGCCCTCGGCGCCGAGCCGCCGGAGGGGTTCAACTACGAACTCTTCCTCGACGAGAAGGGCCAGAAGATCTCGAAGTCGAAGGGCAACGGCCTGACCATCGACGAGTGGCTGACCTACGCCACGCCTGAGTCGCTCGCGTTGTTCATGTACAACAAGCCGCGCGAGGCCAAGCGGCTGTTCTTCGACGTGATCCCGCGCCACGTCGACGAGTACGACAACTTTCTCGGCCGTTTCGCCGGCCAGGAGGCGAAGCACCGGCTCGGCAACCCGGTCTGGCACCTGCACGCGGGCGCGCCGCCGGCCGTCGAGACCATCGACGAGGCCGGCACCACGCTCTCCTTCGGCATGCTCCTCAACCTCGTGGCGGTGGCCAATGCCGAGAACGAGGCGGTGCTGTGGGGCTTCATCCGCCGCTACGCGCCGAATGTCGGGCCGGAGACGCATCCGCGGCTCGCCGGCCTCGTGACGCGGGCGCTCGCCTATTACCGGGACTTCGTGCGCCCGCAGAAGCAGTACCGCGCGCCCACCGAAGACGAGGCCGCGGCCCTGCGCGACCTCGCGGACACGCTCAAGGAGCACGAGGGCTCGACCGATCCGGAGGCGCTGCAGGCGATCGTCTACGAGGTCGGCCGGCGCCACTTCCCCGACCTGTCGGGCAAGGCCAAGAGCCCGGACGGGCGGCCCGGCGTCTCGAAGACGTGGTTCGCCTCGATCTACAACGTGCTGTTCGGCGAGGCGCAGGGGCCGCGCTTCGGCTCGTTCATCGCGCTCTACGGCGTGGCGGGCACCCGGGCGCTGATCGAGAAAGCGCTGAGCGGCGCGCTGGTGGCCGAGCACGCGGCCTTCCTCGATAGCCGCAAGGCTGCGGCGGCCTGA
- a CDS encoding AEC family transporter, translating to MTALTLIIPIFGLVLVGWLASLTKIISERVGDGLSEFVFSLAVPALIVSTLTRPGLSGEIAWGYWASYFGGAAIAWATGSLIGRRTEGVDRRGAVLHGFAASQSNTVFIGVPMILQAYGESGAFPLFMLLAVHLPLMMGAATFLIESEGGRPLGQRLRALGLALGKNPIFLALAVGMAMKAAGLSFSGIPKALVDSLAGTASTCALIALGAGLTRYKVLHDLRGASIVAALKLGVHPFAVYVLAFHVFTMPPAYAGVAVLFAAMPVGINAYLLAVRYKSEQGLVAAAVLVSTLAATATTVGWLLLLGRG from the coding sequence ATGACGGCGCTCACCCTCATCATCCCGATCTTCGGCCTCGTGCTGGTCGGCTGGCTCGCCTCGCTCACCAAGATCATCTCGGAGCGCGTCGGCGACGGACTGTCCGAATTTGTCTTCTCACTCGCGGTGCCGGCCCTCATCGTCTCGACTCTGACGCGGCCGGGCCTGTCGGGCGAGATCGCCTGGGGCTACTGGGCGAGCTATTTCGGCGGGGCCGCCATCGCCTGGGCCACCGGCTCGCTGATCGGGCGCCGCACCGAGGGCGTGGACCGGCGCGGGGCCGTGCTGCACGGCTTTGCCGCAAGCCAATCGAACACCGTCTTCATCGGCGTGCCGATGATTCTCCAGGCCTACGGCGAATCGGGCGCCTTCCCGCTCTTCATGCTGCTCGCCGTACACCTACCCTTGATGATGGGCGCGGCGACCTTCCTGATCGAATCGGAGGGCGGGCGCCCCCTGGGCCAGCGGCTGAGGGCGCTCGGCCTCGCGCTCGGCAAGAATCCGATCTTCCTGGCGCTCGCCGTCGGCATGGCGATGAAGGCGGCCGGCCTCTCCTTTTCGGGCATCCCCAAGGCGCTGGTCGATTCGCTGGCCGGCACCGCCTCGACCTGCGCACTGATCGCGCTGGGAGCCGGCCTCACCCGCTACAAGGTGCTGCACGACCTGCGCGGCGCGAGCATCGTCGCCGCCTTGAAGCTCGGCGTGCACCCGTTCGCGGTCTACGTGCTCGCCTTCCACGTCTTCACCATGCCGCCGGCCTATGCCGGCGTCGCCGTGTTGTTCGCGGCGATGCCGGTGGGCATCAACGCCTACCTGCTGGCCGTGCGCTACAAGAGCGAGCAGGGTTTGGTCGCCGCCGCCGTGCTGGTCTCGACGCTGGCCGCCACCGCGACCACGGTCGGCTGGCTGCTACTGCTCGGGCGCGGATAG
- a CDS encoding cold shock domain-containing protein: MGRGRDFRGPQKRGFDEGGSEPRWPDELPPSGGDRFGGASAGGNRFGGGGGYGGGGGGGFDRGPARAAAAPTGPERDATVKWFNKEKGFGFVELGDGSGDAFLHIRAVEAAGHDDLLPGTRLTVQTAQGQKGPQVTAVNSVDTSTAEAAPPRREAPRFGGGGGDRFGGGDRFGGGGGDRFGGGSRDRFGGAGAGGGGGRFASGPSVEMTGTVKWYDPAKGFGFVSVNDGGKDVFVHRSALSRAGLDSLAEGQQVTLGVVEGQKGREASSITVEY, encoded by the coding sequence ATGGGACGTGGTCGTGATTTCAGGGGGCCGCAGAAGCGCGGCTTCGACGAGGGTGGTTCCGAGCCGCGGTGGCCCGACGAACTGCCCCCGAGCGGCGGTGACCGCTTCGGCGGCGCGAGCGCCGGCGGCAACCGCTTCGGCGGCGGCGGTGGTTACGGTGGCGGCGGTGGCGGCGGCTTCGACCGCGGCCCGGCCCGCGCGGCGGCTGCACCGACGGGACCGGAGCGTGATGCGACGGTCAAGTGGTTCAACAAGGAGAAGGGCTTCGGCTTCGTGGAGCTCGGTGACGGCTCCGGCGATGCCTTTCTCCACATCCGCGCGGTCGAGGCCGCCGGTCACGACGACCTCCTTCCCGGCACACGCCTGACGGTCCAGACCGCCCAGGGCCAGAAGGGCCCGCAGGTCACCGCCGTGAACAGCGTCGATACCTCCACGGCCGAGGCGGCTCCGCCCCGGCGCGAAGCCCCGCGCTTCGGCGGCGGCGGCGGTGATCGCTTCGGTGGTGGCGACCGCTTCGGCGGCGGTGGCGGCGACCGTTTCGGCGGCGGCAGCCGTGATCGCTTCGGCGGCGCGGGTGCTGGCGGCGGCGGTGGGCGCTTCGCCTCCGGCCCTTCGGTCGAGATGACCGGCACCGTGAAGTGGTACGACCCGGCCAAGGGCTTCGGTTTCGTCTCGGTGAACGACGGCGGCAAGGACGTGTTCGTGCACCGTTCGGCACTCTCCCGCGCCGGCCTCGACTCGCTGGCCGAAGGCCAGCAGGTCACCCTCGGCGTCGTCGAGGGTCAGAAGGGCCGCGAGGCCTCGAGCATCACCGTCGAATATTGA
- a CDS encoding response regulator, protein MIATPTFPDLSALVVDESLYIRRIVRDMLMRVGIKRVLEAPDGAEALGVLAESKPDLTIIDWDLAILSGEEFIRLARTPATSPSPTVPIILMLAQPRRNVVDRAIALGVNEIISKPFSPKTLWSRLDEVINRPRPFSQVKSLLRPLPRANGLSKTGVL, encoded by the coding sequence ATGATCGCAACTCCGACCTTCCCGGATCTCTCTGCCCTCGTCGTGGACGAGAGCCTCTACATCCGCCGCATCGTGCGCGACATGCTGATGCGCGTCGGCATCAAGCGCGTGCTGGAGGCACCCGACGGCGCGGAGGCGCTCGGCGTGCTCGCCGAGAGCAAGCCCGATCTCACGATCATCGATTGGGATTTGGCGATCCTGTCGGGCGAGGAGTTCATCCGGCTCGCCAGAACCCCGGCCACCTCGCCCTCGCCGACCGTGCCGATCATCCTCATGCTGGCCCAGCCGCGCCGCAACGTGGTCGACCGGGCGATCGCGCTGGGCGTCAACGAGATCATCTCCAAGCCGTTCTCGCCCAAGACTCTGTGGTCTCGCCTCGACGAGGTGATCAACCGGCCGCGGCCGTTCTCGCAGGTGAAGAGCCTGCTGCGTCCCCTGCCCCGGGCCAACGGCCTGTCGAAGACGGGCGTGCTCTGA
- a CDS encoding peroxiredoxin gives MPLETGNAAPLFSLPGAGGETISLESLRGHKIVLYFYPKDDTSGCTLEAQNFNAQSEAFAAAGAKVVGVSPDSVKSHDKFRAKYGLTFPLASDEAKSMLETYGVWVEKSMYGRKYMGVERTTVLIDREGRIARIWHKVKVPGHVEEVLEAAKALA, from the coding sequence ATGCCGCTAGAGACCGGCAATGCCGCGCCCCTGTTCTCGTTACCCGGAGCGGGCGGCGAGACCATCTCTCTCGAGAGCCTGCGCGGTCACAAGATCGTGCTTTATTTCTACCCCAAGGACGATACGAGCGGTTGCACCCTTGAGGCGCAGAACTTCAACGCCCAGAGCGAGGCTTTTGCGGCAGCCGGTGCCAAGGTGGTCGGTGTCTCGCCGGATTCCGTCAAGAGCCACGATAAGTTCAGGGCGAAGTATGGCCTGACCTTCCCGCTCGCCTCCGACGAAGCGAAATCGATGCTGGAGACTTACGGTGTCTGGGTCGAGAAGAGCATGTACGGCCGCAAATACATGGGCGTGGAGCGCACGACCGTGCTCATCGACCGCGAGGGACGGATCGCGCGGATCTGGCACAAGGTGAAGGTGCCGGGCCATGTCGAGGAGGTTCTGGAAGCCGCCAAAGCCCTGGCCTGA
- a CDS encoding DUF2809 domain-containing protein, with translation MPSLRSRRPLLFAAVLLVIAAGVGVRYLPLGLPREIVKYGGSVLWGAMVYGLVALGRPSAPVLRLAAVALIVAVLVELFRLVHTPGLDAFRLTLAGQLLLGRLFSPWNVAAYGAGIGLGAALDRSTRRLDGRRKVADALAMPGAAEIDFEPPRAKFGRRPADFS, from the coding sequence ATGCCGAGCCTCCGATCCCGCCGCCCTCTCCTCTTCGCCGCCGTCCTGCTCGTGATCGCGGCGGGCGTCGGCGTGCGCTATCTGCCGCTCGGCCTGCCTCGGGAGATCGTGAAGTACGGGGGCTCGGTCCTGTGGGGCGCGATGGTCTACGGGCTCGTCGCCCTCGGCCGGCCCTCCGCCCCGGTCCTGCGGCTGGCGGCGGTCGCCCTGATCGTCGCCGTGCTGGTCGAGCTGTTCCGCCTCGTCCACACGCCGGGGCTCGACGCGTTTCGCTTGACGCTGGCGGGGCAGTTGCTGCTCGGCCGCCTTTTCTCACCATGGAACGTCGCGGCCTATGGCGCCGGCATCGGGCTTGGGGCGGCGCTTGATCGGAGCACACGGCGGCTCGACGGGCGGCGGAAGGTTGCCGATGCGCTGGCGATGCCGGGCGCCGCGGAGATCGATTTTGAGCCGCCTCGCGCGAAGTTCGGTCGCCGGCCAGCCGATTTCTCGTGA
- the prfB gene encoding peptide chain release factor 2 (programmed frameshift) yields the protein MRAEIEQASDAAKQSIGLLRRHLDWDTVDKRLAELNAASENPDLWNDPEAAQKVMRERQELDEAVTAIKKLERDLEDGATLIELGEMEGDQASISEGEATIKAVEKEAASRQVETLLSGEADGFDTYLEVHAGAGGTESQDWANMLQRMYARWAERRKFKVEIVEMTDGEEAGIKGATLLIKGHNAYGWLKTESGVHRLVRISPYDSNARRHTSFASVWVYPVVDDRIEIEIKESDCRIDTYRSSGAGGQHVNTTDSAVRITHNPTGIVVACQQERSQHKNRATAWNMLRARLYEAELKKREEKANAEAASKTEIGWGHQIRSYVLQPYQLVKDLRTGTQSTDPDEVLDGDLDPFMEASLAQRVFGGSEDVADID from the exons ATGCGCGCCGAGATCGAACAGGCCTCGGATGCCGCCAAGCAGTCTATAGGGCTGCTGAGGAGGCATCTT GACTGGGACACCGTCGATAAACGTCTCGCGGAGCTGAATGCAGCTTCCGAGAATCCCGACCTCTGGAACGATCCGGAGGCCGCACAGAAGGTCATGCGCGAGCGCCAGGAGCTCGACGAGGCCGTCACCGCGATCAAGAAGCTCGAACGCGATCTCGAGGACGGCGCGACGCTGATCGAACTCGGCGAGATGGAGGGCGACCAAGCCTCCATCAGCGAGGGCGAGGCCACGATCAAGGCGGTCGAGAAGGAAGCCGCGAGCCGGCAGGTCGAGACCCTGCTCTCGGGCGAGGCCGACGGCTTCGACACCTATCTCGAAGTGCATGCGGGCGCGGGCGGCACCGAGAGCCAGGATTGGGCCAACATGCTCCAGCGCATGTATGCCCGCTGGGCCGAGCGCCGGAAGTTCAAGGTCGAGATCGTCGAGATGACCGACGGCGAAGAGGCCGGGATCAAGGGCGCCACGCTCCTGATCAAGGGCCACAACGCCTATGGCTGGCTCAAGACCGAGTCGGGCGTGCACCGGCTCGTGCGGATCTCGCCCTACGATTCCAACGCGCGGCGGCATACCAGCTTCGCGAGCGTCTGGGTCTATCCGGTCGTCGATGACCGGATCGAGATCGAGATCAAGGAATCGGACTGCCGCATCGACACCTACCGGTCGTCGGGCGCGGGCGGCCAGCACGTCAACACGACCGATTCGGCGGTGCGCATCACGCACAACCCGACCGGCATCGTCGTGGCCTGTCAGCAGGAGCGCTCGCAGCACAAGAACCGGGCCACCGCCTGGAACATGCTGCGCGCCCGGCTCTACGAGGCCGAGCTGAAGAAGCGCGAGGAGAAGGCCAACGCCGAGGCGGCCTCGAAGACGGAGATCGGCTGGGGCCACCAGATCCGATCCTACGTGCTTCAGCCGTACCAGCTCGTGAAGGATCTGCGCACGGGCACGCAATCGACCGATCCGGACGAGGTGCTCGACGGCGACCTCGACCCGTTCATGGAAGCCTCGCTGGCCCAACGCGTGTTCGGCGGCAGCGAAGACGTCGCGGATATCGACTGA